The genomic DNA GGAAGTCTGCAAAGAACGCCCTCCCTTTTTCAGTAATAGAGAACCCGTCCCGCTCATCCGAAATGTAATCTTTTTGAATGAGAGAAGCCGTTAGCTGTACACCTAGATGACCTGCCAGATGATCGTAGCAGGTTCTTGCCTGACGTATGACTTTGTCTTCGGAGGCATGTTTGAATGACTTGATTGGAACAGGCGGGGCTATGGATAAAAATGACTCCATCATCCGGGCAACTTCGGGGTTTTGAATGCCATAGTAACGGTGCCGCCCTTGTTTCTCCACAGTAACGACTTGAGCCTCAGTCATTTTAGCCAAATGGAAGCTGGCGGTTTGCGGTTTGATGCCTGCCATATGGGCCAGCTCGCCTGCAGGATGAAATCTGCCGTCTAATAAGGCGGTTAATATGGCTGCGCGTGAAGGCTCGCTTACCAGAGAAGCGATCATGGCTACATTTGATTTGGCACTCATGGCACAGTTATCCTCCTTTGTAATCCATACTTCGATGAAGATTGAAATATTTATATTCTACAATAAGGAGGCAGATCTGAACAGATGGAGAAGGGATGATGGATCAAATGAATCAAATGAATCAAATAAATCAAATAAATCAGATGAATCTCAGCCCAGGCATTAAAACGATTAACCCTAGCATTTTATATTACGGAACCCCTGTAATTTTACTCAACACGCTGAATGAGGATGGAACGACCAATATCAGCCCCATCTCCTCCTCATGGGCATTGGGAGATTGTGTCGTACTGGGTATTGGAATAGGCGGAAAAGCATTTGAAAATATGAAGCGGCATCCCGAATGTGTGATTAACGTTCCGGGACCTTCATTATGGGAGCATGTGGAGCGGTTGGCCCCCTACACGGGCAAAAATCCCGTACCGGAGGATAAGCAACAAAATGGCTTTACCTATCAGAAAGACAAGTATGAGATCAGCAGGCTAACTCCGATTGACTCGAATGTGATCAAGCCCAACCGGATCAGGGAATGCCCGATTCAGATCGAAGCCGAAGTGAGGGAAATACGCATTCCTGACCATTCTCCTTATTTTGCGATCATCGAAACCCAAGCTGTACAGGTGCATGTTCATCAGGATATGATCCTCGGTGAGAACCATATTGATCCGGCAAACTGGAGCCCAC from Paenibacillus sp. FSL R10-2782 includes the following:
- a CDS encoding winged helix-turn-helix domain-containing protein, which codes for MSAKSNVAMIASLVSEPSRAAILTALLDGRFHPAGELAHMAGIKPQTASFHLAKMTEAQVVTVEKQGRHRYYGIQNPEVARMMESFLSIAPPVPIKSFKHASEDKVIRQARTCYDHLAGHLGVQLTASLIQKDYISDERDGFSITEKGRAFFADFQIDLEATKKKRRSFSHKCMDWSERRHHLAGALGNALLDRLFELNWIQRLPKTRAIQITTDGERGFKEVFSIEIGKDNSEL
- a CDS encoding flavin reductase family protein, giving the protein MNQINQINQMNLSPGIKTINPSILYYGTPVILLNTLNEDGTTNISPISSSWALGDCVVLGIGIGGKAFENMKRHPECVINVPGPSLWEHVERLAPYTGKNPVPEDKQQNGFTYQKDKYEISRLTPIDSNVIKPNRIRECPIQIEAEVREIRIPDHSPYFAIIETQAVQVHVHQDMILGENHIDPANWSPLIYNFRHYFGLGEQLGKAFRSET